The Desulfovibrio sp. TomC genome includes a window with the following:
- a CDS encoding complex I subunit 4 family protein has product MRQLPWLTLLIFWPLLAAFVLPALRGNPAACRRFALLAALGELALSILMVGLFAGSHPDLPVTEDMAWIPTLGIRYSLSMDGLSLIFVVLTSLVGLCCMLASRHDDAKRPALYYGLILASLATVQGIFLASDLFLFALFWEAQLIPVFFLIGVFGHGDRMRVAFKFFLFSATGGLLMFLAVVALGILAANGPDGPTFALDTLVHLDLPVTVGRWLFAAFVLSFAIKIPLVPVHMWLPDAHTEAPTAGSLILAGLLLKTGGYALIRFGLPLFPEAAHFFAPLLTTLGLIGLFYASAVALAQEDVKRLVAYSSIGHMGLAVAAIVSGSRLALGGAVVLMVSHALTSGGLFALAGGIGERLGSRRFEVLGGLWNKAPRFGAAFLFCILASAALPGLSGFVGEAMIVFGLFTTNAWVGVLAVAGMAVTLAYLLRLARDVLFGPARSSLPFADLDARETTLLCALALCILLLGLFPGPVLALADGPLHLIAAHVWPAATPGL; this is encoded by the coding sequence ATGCGGCAATTGCCCTGGCTCACCCTGCTCATCTTCTGGCCCCTGCTGGCGGCCTTTGTCCTGCCGGCCTTGCGGGGCAATCCGGCTGCCTGCCGCCGCTTCGCCCTGCTCGCCGCCTTGGGCGAACTGGCCTTGTCGATCCTGATGGTCGGCCTGTTTGCCGGTTCCCACCCCGACCTGCCCGTGACCGAGGACATGGCCTGGATACCGACGCTCGGCATCCGCTACAGCCTGTCCATGGACGGCTTAAGCCTCATTTTCGTGGTGCTGACGTCGCTTGTCGGCCTGTGCTGCATGCTGGCCTCCCGCCACGACGACGCCAAACGCCCGGCCCTGTACTACGGGCTGATCCTGGCCTCGCTCGCCACGGTCCAGGGCATTTTCCTGGCCTCCGACCTGTTTCTCTTCGCCCTTTTTTGGGAAGCCCAGCTCATCCCGGTTTTTTTCCTCATCGGCGTTTTCGGCCACGGCGACCGGATGCGGGTGGCCTTCAAATTTTTCCTGTTTTCAGCCACTGGCGGCCTGCTCATGTTCCTGGCCGTGGTTGCCCTGGGCATCCTGGCGGCCAATGGCCCGGACGGCCCGACCTTTGCCCTGGACACCCTGGTCCATCTCGATTTGCCGGTAACGGTCGGCCGTTGGCTCTTTGCCGCCTTTGTCCTGTCCTTTGCCATCAAGATCCCGCTGGTGCCGGTCCACATGTGGCTCCCCGACGCCCACACCGAGGCCCCGACCGCCGGCAGCCTCATCCTGGCAGGATTGCTCCTTAAAACCGGCGGCTATGCCCTCATCCGCTTCGGGCTGCCGCTTTTCCCCGAAGCCGCCCACTTCTTTGCTCCGCTTTTAACCACCCTGGGACTGATCGGCCTCTTTTACGCCTCGGCCGTGGCCCTGGCCCAGGAGGACGTCAAGCGTCTGGTCGCCTATTCGAGCATCGGCCACATGGGACTGGCCGTGGCCGCCATCGTGTCCGGCAGCCGGCTGGCCCTTGGCGGCGCAGTGGTGCTCATGGTCAGTCACGCCCTGACCTCGGGCGGCCTGTTCGCCCTGGCCGGCGGCATCGGCGAACGCCTGGGCAGCCGGCGCTTCGAGGTTTTGGGCGGGCTTTGGAACAAGGCCCCCCGGTTTGGCGCGGCCTTCCTCTTTTGCATCCTGGCCTCGGCCGCCCTGCCCGGACTGTCCGGGTTTGTCGGCGAGGCCATGATCGTCTTCGGCCTGTTTACAACCAATGCCTGGGTGGGCGTGCTGGCTGTGGCCGGCATGGCCGTGACCTTGGCCTATCTCCTGCGGCTGGCCCGGGACGTGCTCTTCGGCCCGGCCCGCTCGTCCCTGCCCTTTGCCGACCTGGATGCCCGGGAAACAACGCTCTTGTGCGCCCTGGCCCTGTGTATCCTGCTTTTGGGCCTGTTCCCCGGACCAGTGCTGGCCCTGGCCGACGGTCCCCTCCATCTCATTGCCGCCCATGTCTGGCCGGCCGCAACCCCGGGCCTGTGA